One Salvelinus fontinalis isolate EN_2023a chromosome 11, ASM2944872v1, whole genome shotgun sequence DNA window includes the following coding sequences:
- the LOC129865302 gene encoding regulator of nonsense transcripts 2-like isoform X3 yields MLAEGKSSLNMDEKEVSTFSNKEKDREGDRRPASSRDKVKDEAKMSGKKDIGKAAEEKRRRLEEDKRKKEEKERKRKEEEKQKAEEEQRKKEEEEKKQQEEEERKVQEEEAKRQREEEAAQLKEKEEGHQLHQEAWERHQCRKELRIRNQNAHEGRPEETFFSRLDSSLKKNTAFVKKLRTLTEQQREALSNDFGSLNLSKYIGEAVGSVVEAKLKISDVGCAVHLCSLFHQRYAEFAPLLLQAWKRHFEARKEEKAPNVSKLRTDLRFIAELTIVGLFTDKEGLSLIYEQLKSIIGTDRETHTHVSVVISFCKHCGDDIAGLVPRKVKAAREKFDLAFPPSEIINTEKQQPFQNLLREYFTSLTKHLKKDHRELQNIERQNRRILHSKGELSEDRHKQYEEFATSYQKLLANTQSLADFLDENMPELPLDKTVQEEHGPGIDIFTPGKPGEYDLEGGIWEDEDARNFYENMVDLKAFVPAILFKDNEKGKDKEEAAGKEAKDAAATTEELELELEALDIADDPLELDGPDEAENEAELAKKLLDEQGKDEEQEDEEASTGSHLKLIVDAFIQQLPNCVNRDLIDKAAMDFCMNMNTKSNRRKLVRALFTVPRQRLDLLPFYSRLVATLHPCMSDVADDLCSILKGDFRFHIRKKDQINIETKNKTVRFIGELAKFKLFSKTDTLHCLKMLLSDFSHHHIEMACTLLETSGRFLFRSPDSHLRTSVLLEQMMRKKQAQHLDARYVTMVENAYYYCNPPPMEKTVRKKRPPLQEYIRKLLYKDLSKVTTEKVLRQMRKLPWQDPESKGYLICCMVNIWNIKYNSIHCVANLLAGLVAYQEDVGIHVVDGVLEDIRLGMEVNQPKFNQRRISSAKFLGELYNYRMVESAVIFRTLFSFISFGVNPDGSPSPLDPPEHLFRIRMVCTLLDTCGQYFDRGSSKRKLDCFLIYFQRYIWWKKSVEVWSAEHQFPIDIDYMISDTLELLRPKMKLCISLEDSTQQVTELEREFLVKLGLAMDGQKDGRPSSAMGSEGEALDEDDEDDDEEGGADTEEQSGNESEMNEPEEEEGSENEEEEREEEEEENTDYLTDSNKENETDEENNEVTIRGGGLKHVACAEDEDFIQALDKMMLENLQQRSGEAVKVHQLDVAIPLQLKSQLKKGPGGPVCSGEGDAGISDTMQFVMLTRKGNKQQFKILNVPLSSHLAANHFNQQQAEQEERMRMKKLTLDINERQEQEDYQEMMASLAQRPAPANTNRERRPRYQHPKGAPNADLIFKTGGRC; encoded by the exons ATGCTTGCTGAGGGCAAGAGCTCATTAAACATGGATGAGAAAGAGGTGAGCACCTTTAGTAacaaggagaaagacagagagggtgatAGACGGCCCGCCTCCTCCCGGGATAAAGTGAAGGATGAGGCAAAGATGAGTGGCAAGAAAGATATCGGTAAGGCCGcagaggaaaagaggaggagacTTGAGGAGGACAAAAGAAAGAAGGAAGAAAAGGAGCGGAAacggaaagaggaggagaaacagaaggcagaggaggagcagaggaagaaggaggaagaggagaagaagcagcaggaggaggaggagaggaaagttcAGGAGGAGGAGGCCAAGAGACAGCGTGAAGAGGAGGCAGCTCAACTCAA ggagaaggaggagggtcaCCAGCTCCACCAGGAGGCCTGGGAGCGCCACCAGTGCCGGAAGGAGCTGCGCATCCGCAACCAGAATGCCCACGAGGGCCGTCCCGAGGAGACCTTCTTTAGCCGCCTTGACTCCAGCTTGAAGAAGAACACGGCCTTTGTCAAGAAGCTGCGCACGCTTACTGAGCAGCAGCGCGAAGCCCTTTCCAATGACTTCGGCTCGCTCAACCTCAGCAAGTACATCGGCGAGGCGGTGGGCTCGGTGGTGGAGGCCAAGCTGAAGATCTCTGATGTGGGCTGCGCCGTGCACCTGTGCTCCCTCTTTCACCAGCGCTACGCTGAATTCGCCCCACTGCTCCTCCAGGCCTGGAAGAGGCACTTTGAGGCGCGCAAGGAGGAGAAGGCGCCCAACGTGAGCAAGCTGCGCACCGACCTGCGCTTCATCGCGGAGCTTACCATCGTGGGCCTGTTTACGGACAAGGAGGGCCTTTCGCTCATCTACGAGCAGCTGAAGAGCATCATCGGGACAGACCGCGAGACACACACGCATGTGTCGGTGGTCATCAGCTTCTGTAAGCACTGCGGGGACGACATCGCGGGCCTGGTGCCTCGCAAAGTGAAGGCTGCCCGGGAGAAATTTGACCTGGCCTTCCCTCCCAGTGAGATCATCAACACGGAGAAGCAGCAGCCCTTCCAGAACCTTCTGAGGGAGTACTTCACCTCGCTCACCAAGCACCTGAAGAAGGACCACCGCGAGTTGCAGAACATCGAGAGGCAGAACAG GCGTATCCTCCACTCCAAAGGGGAGCTGAGTGAGGACAGACACAAGCAGTATGAGGAGTTTGCTACTTCCTACCAGAAGTTGCTGGCTAACACCCAGTCTCTGGCTGACTTTCTGGATGAGAACATGCCAGAACTTCCACTGGACAAGACTGTGCAGGAAG AGCACGGCCCTGGCATTGACATCTTCACCCCTGGGAAGCCCGGGGAGTATGACCTGGAGGGGGGCATCTGGGAGGACGAGGATGCCAGGAACTTCTACGAGAACATGGTGGACCTGAAGGCCTTCGTCCCCGCCATCCTGTTCAAAGATAACGAGAAGGGCAAGGACAAAGAGGAGGCTGCTGGTAAAG AGGCTAAAGATGCTGCGGCCACCACAgaggagttggagttggagctcGAGGCTCTAGACATCGCTGATGACCCTCTGGAGCTGGATGGACCTGATGAGGCAGAGAACGAGGCAGAGCTTGCCAAAAAACTGTTGGACGAGCAAGGTAAAGATGAGG AACAAGAGGATGAGGAGGCAAGCACCGGGTCCCACCTGAAGCTCATCGTGGACGCCTTCATCCAGCAGCTTCCCAACTGTGTCAACAGAGACCTCATAGACAAG GCTGCCATGGATTTCTGCATGAACATGAACACCAAGTCTAACAGGAGGAAGCTGGTCCGGGCTCTCTTCACCGTTCCCAGACAAAG GTTGGATCTGCTGCCCTTTTACTCCCGTCTGGTGGCCACCCTTCACCCCTGCATGTCAGATGTGGCCGATGACCTGTGCTCCATACTCAAAGGAGACTTCAGGTTCCAT ATCCGGAAGAAGGACCAGATCAACATCGAAACAAAAAATAAAACTGTAAGGTTTATCGGGGAGCTGGCAAAGTTCAAGCTGTTCTCTAAAACGGACACTCTGCATTGTCTGAAG ATGCTGCTGTCAGACTTCTCCCACCACCACATAGAGATGGCCTGCACCCTGCTGGAGACCAGTGGACGCTTCCTCTTCAGATCCCCCGACTCCCATCTCCGGACCAGCGTCCTTctg GAGCAAATGATGCGTAAGAAGCAGGCGCAGCACCTGGATGCTCGCTACGTGACCATGGTGGAGAATGCCTACTACTACTGCAACCCCCCGCCCATGGAGAAGACTGTCAGGAAGAAGAGGCCCCCGTTGCAGGAGTATATCCGCAAACTGCTCTACAAGGACCTCTCCAAGGTCACCACGGAGAAG GTGTTGAGGCAGATGCGTAAACTCCCCTGGCAGGACCCAGAGTCTAAAGGCTACCTGATCTGTTGCATGGTCAACATCTGGAACATCAAGTACAACAGCATCCACTGTGTGGCCAACCTGCTGGCCGGCCTTGTGGCCTACCAGGAGGACGTGGGCATCCACGTGGTGGATGGGGTCCTGGAGGACATCCGCCTGGGAATGGAG GTGAACCAGCCCAAGTTCAACCAGCGTCGGATCAGCAGTGCCAAGTTTCTGGGGGAGCTCTACAACTACCGCATGGTGGAGTCAGCGGTCATCTTCCGCACCCTCTTCTCCTTCATCTCGTTCGGGGTGAACCCGGACGGCAGCCCCAGCCCCCTGGACCCCCCCGAGCACCTGTTCCGCATCCGCATGGTCTGCACCCTGCTTGACACCTGCGGACAGTACTTTGACCGCGGCTCCAGCAAGAGGAAGCTGGACTGCTTCCTCATCTACTTCCAG AGGTATATCTGGTGGAAGAAGAGTGTGGAGGTGTGGAGTGCGGAGCACCAGTTCCCCATCGACATTGACTACATGATCAGTGACACCCTGGAGCTCCTCCGGCCCAAGATGAAGCTCTGCATCTCCCTGGAAGACTCCACACAACAGGTCACCGAGTTGGAGAGGGAGTTCCTCGTTAAACTgg GACTGGCCATGGATGGACAGAAGGACGGCCGGCCCTCCAGTGCCATGGGGAGTGAAGGCGAGGCTCTAGACGAGGATGACGAGGATGACGACGAAGAGGGAGGGGCGGACACAGAGGAACAGTCTGGCAATGAGAGCGAGATGAACGAGCCAGAGGAAGAA GAAGGGTCTGAGAATGAGGAAGAGGagcgggaggaagaggaggaggagaacactgaCTATCTGACCGACTCCAATAAGGAGAACGAGACGGACGAGGAGAACAAT GAGGTGACCATCCGTGGTGGCGGTCTGAAGCATGTGGCATGTGCTGAGGATGAGGACTTCATCCAGGCTCTGGACAAGATGATGCTGGAGAACCTgcag cagcggAGCGGGGAGGCGGTGAAGGTGCACCAGTTGGACGTGGCCATCCCCCTGCAGCTGAAGAGCCAGCTGAAGAAAGGCCCTGGAGGACCCGTCTGCTCTGGAGAGGGAGACGCAGGCATCTCAGACACCATGCAGTTTGTCATGCTCACGCGCAAGGGCAACAagcagcag TTTAAGATCCTGAACGTGCCTTTATCCTCCCACCTGGCTGCCAACCACTTCAACCAGCAGCAGgcagagcaggaggagaggatgaggatgaAGAAGCTCACTCTGGACATCAACGAGAGACAGGAGCAAGAAGACTACCAAG AAATGATGGCGTCTCTGGCCCAGCGGCCCGCTCCGGCCAACACCAACCGGGAGCGGCGCCCGCGCTACCAACACCCCAAAGGGGCACCCAACGCCGACCTCATCTTCAAGACCGGAGGAAG ATGCTGA
- the LOC129865302 gene encoding regulator of nonsense transcripts 2-like isoform X1, translated as MLAEGKSSLNMDEKEVSTFSNKEKDREGDRRPASSRDKVKDEAKMSGKKDIGKAAEEKRRRLEEDKRKKEEKERKRKEEEKQKAEEEQRKKEEEEKKQQEEEERKVQEEEAKRQREEEAAQLKEKEEGHQLHQEAWERHQCRKELRIRNQNAHEGRPEETFFSRLDSSLKKNTAFVKKLRTLTEQQREALSNDFGSLNLSKYIGEAVGSVVEAKLKISDVGCAVHLCSLFHQRYAEFAPLLLQAWKRHFEARKEEKAPNVSKLRTDLRFIAELTIVGLFTDKEGLSLIYEQLKSIIGTDRETHTHVSVVISFCKHCGDDIAGLVPRKVKAAREKFDLAFPPSEIINTEKQQPFQNLLREYFTSLTKHLKKDHRELQNIERQNRRILHSKGELSEDRHKQYEEFATSYQKLLANTQSLADFLDENMPELPLDKTVQEEHGPGIDIFTPGKPGEYDLEGGIWEDEDARNFYENMVDLKAFVPAILFKDNEKGKDKEEAAGKEAKDAAATTEELELELEALDIADDPLELDGPDEAENEAELAKKLLDEQGKDEEQEDEEASTGSHLKLIVDAFIQQLPNCVNRDLIDKAAMDFCMNMNTKSNRRKLVRALFTVPRQRLDLLPFYSRLVATLHPCMSDVADDLCSILKGDFRFHIRKKDQINIETKNKTVRFIGELAKFKLFSKTDTLHCLKMLLSDFSHHHIEMACTLLETSGRFLFRSPDSHLRTSVLLEQMMRKKQAQHLDARYVTMVENAYYYCNPPPMEKTVRKKRPPLQEYIRKLLYKDLSKVTTEKVLRQMRKLPWQDPESKGYLICCMVNIWNIKYNSIHCVANLLAGLVAYQEDVGIHVVDGVLEDIRLGMEVNQPKFNQRRISSAKFLGELYNYRMVESAVIFRTLFSFISFGVNPDGSPSPLDPPEHLFRIRMVCTLLDTCGQYFDRGSSKRKLDCFLIYFQRYIWWKKSVEVWSAEHQFPIDIDYMISDTLELLRPKMKLCISLEDSTQQVTELEREFLVKLGLAMDGQKDGRPSSAMGSEGEALDEDDEDDDEEGGADTEEQSGNESEMNEPEEEEGSENEEEEREEEEEENTDYLTDSNKENETDEENNEVTIRGGGLKHVACAEDEDFIQALDKMMLENLQQRSGEAVKVHQLDVAIPLQLKSQLKKGPGGPVCSGEGDAGISDTMQFVMLTRKGNKQQFKILNVPLSSHLAANHFNQQQAEQEERMRMKKLTLDINERQEQEDYQEMMASLAQRPAPANTNRERRPRYQHPKGAPNADLIFKTGGRRC; from the exons ATGCTTGCTGAGGGCAAGAGCTCATTAAACATGGATGAGAAAGAGGTGAGCACCTTTAGTAacaaggagaaagacagagagggtgatAGACGGCCCGCCTCCTCCCGGGATAAAGTGAAGGATGAGGCAAAGATGAGTGGCAAGAAAGATATCGGTAAGGCCGcagaggaaaagaggaggagacTTGAGGAGGACAAAAGAAAGAAGGAAGAAAAGGAGCGGAAacggaaagaggaggagaaacagaaggcagaggaggagcagaggaagaaggaggaagaggagaagaagcagcaggaggaggaggagaggaaagttcAGGAGGAGGAGGCCAAGAGACAGCGTGAAGAGGAGGCAGCTCAACTCAA ggagaaggaggagggtcaCCAGCTCCACCAGGAGGCCTGGGAGCGCCACCAGTGCCGGAAGGAGCTGCGCATCCGCAACCAGAATGCCCACGAGGGCCGTCCCGAGGAGACCTTCTTTAGCCGCCTTGACTCCAGCTTGAAGAAGAACACGGCCTTTGTCAAGAAGCTGCGCACGCTTACTGAGCAGCAGCGCGAAGCCCTTTCCAATGACTTCGGCTCGCTCAACCTCAGCAAGTACATCGGCGAGGCGGTGGGCTCGGTGGTGGAGGCCAAGCTGAAGATCTCTGATGTGGGCTGCGCCGTGCACCTGTGCTCCCTCTTTCACCAGCGCTACGCTGAATTCGCCCCACTGCTCCTCCAGGCCTGGAAGAGGCACTTTGAGGCGCGCAAGGAGGAGAAGGCGCCCAACGTGAGCAAGCTGCGCACCGACCTGCGCTTCATCGCGGAGCTTACCATCGTGGGCCTGTTTACGGACAAGGAGGGCCTTTCGCTCATCTACGAGCAGCTGAAGAGCATCATCGGGACAGACCGCGAGACACACACGCATGTGTCGGTGGTCATCAGCTTCTGTAAGCACTGCGGGGACGACATCGCGGGCCTGGTGCCTCGCAAAGTGAAGGCTGCCCGGGAGAAATTTGACCTGGCCTTCCCTCCCAGTGAGATCATCAACACGGAGAAGCAGCAGCCCTTCCAGAACCTTCTGAGGGAGTACTTCACCTCGCTCACCAAGCACCTGAAGAAGGACCACCGCGAGTTGCAGAACATCGAGAGGCAGAACAG GCGTATCCTCCACTCCAAAGGGGAGCTGAGTGAGGACAGACACAAGCAGTATGAGGAGTTTGCTACTTCCTACCAGAAGTTGCTGGCTAACACCCAGTCTCTGGCTGACTTTCTGGATGAGAACATGCCAGAACTTCCACTGGACAAGACTGTGCAGGAAG AGCACGGCCCTGGCATTGACATCTTCACCCCTGGGAAGCCCGGGGAGTATGACCTGGAGGGGGGCATCTGGGAGGACGAGGATGCCAGGAACTTCTACGAGAACATGGTGGACCTGAAGGCCTTCGTCCCCGCCATCCTGTTCAAAGATAACGAGAAGGGCAAGGACAAAGAGGAGGCTGCTGGTAAAG AGGCTAAAGATGCTGCGGCCACCACAgaggagttggagttggagctcGAGGCTCTAGACATCGCTGATGACCCTCTGGAGCTGGATGGACCTGATGAGGCAGAGAACGAGGCAGAGCTTGCCAAAAAACTGTTGGACGAGCAAGGTAAAGATGAGG AACAAGAGGATGAGGAGGCAAGCACCGGGTCCCACCTGAAGCTCATCGTGGACGCCTTCATCCAGCAGCTTCCCAACTGTGTCAACAGAGACCTCATAGACAAG GCTGCCATGGATTTCTGCATGAACATGAACACCAAGTCTAACAGGAGGAAGCTGGTCCGGGCTCTCTTCACCGTTCCCAGACAAAG GTTGGATCTGCTGCCCTTTTACTCCCGTCTGGTGGCCACCCTTCACCCCTGCATGTCAGATGTGGCCGATGACCTGTGCTCCATACTCAAAGGAGACTTCAGGTTCCAT ATCCGGAAGAAGGACCAGATCAACATCGAAACAAAAAATAAAACTGTAAGGTTTATCGGGGAGCTGGCAAAGTTCAAGCTGTTCTCTAAAACGGACACTCTGCATTGTCTGAAG ATGCTGCTGTCAGACTTCTCCCACCACCACATAGAGATGGCCTGCACCCTGCTGGAGACCAGTGGACGCTTCCTCTTCAGATCCCCCGACTCCCATCTCCGGACCAGCGTCCTTctg GAGCAAATGATGCGTAAGAAGCAGGCGCAGCACCTGGATGCTCGCTACGTGACCATGGTGGAGAATGCCTACTACTACTGCAACCCCCCGCCCATGGAGAAGACTGTCAGGAAGAAGAGGCCCCCGTTGCAGGAGTATATCCGCAAACTGCTCTACAAGGACCTCTCCAAGGTCACCACGGAGAAG GTGTTGAGGCAGATGCGTAAACTCCCCTGGCAGGACCCAGAGTCTAAAGGCTACCTGATCTGTTGCATGGTCAACATCTGGAACATCAAGTACAACAGCATCCACTGTGTGGCCAACCTGCTGGCCGGCCTTGTGGCCTACCAGGAGGACGTGGGCATCCACGTGGTGGATGGGGTCCTGGAGGACATCCGCCTGGGAATGGAG GTGAACCAGCCCAAGTTCAACCAGCGTCGGATCAGCAGTGCCAAGTTTCTGGGGGAGCTCTACAACTACCGCATGGTGGAGTCAGCGGTCATCTTCCGCACCCTCTTCTCCTTCATCTCGTTCGGGGTGAACCCGGACGGCAGCCCCAGCCCCCTGGACCCCCCCGAGCACCTGTTCCGCATCCGCATGGTCTGCACCCTGCTTGACACCTGCGGACAGTACTTTGACCGCGGCTCCAGCAAGAGGAAGCTGGACTGCTTCCTCATCTACTTCCAG AGGTATATCTGGTGGAAGAAGAGTGTGGAGGTGTGGAGTGCGGAGCACCAGTTCCCCATCGACATTGACTACATGATCAGTGACACCCTGGAGCTCCTCCGGCCCAAGATGAAGCTCTGCATCTCCCTGGAAGACTCCACACAACAGGTCACCGAGTTGGAGAGGGAGTTCCTCGTTAAACTgg GACTGGCCATGGATGGACAGAAGGACGGCCGGCCCTCCAGTGCCATGGGGAGTGAAGGCGAGGCTCTAGACGAGGATGACGAGGATGACGACGAAGAGGGAGGGGCGGACACAGAGGAACAGTCTGGCAATGAGAGCGAGATGAACGAGCCAGAGGAAGAA GAAGGGTCTGAGAATGAGGAAGAGGagcgggaggaagaggaggaggagaacactgaCTATCTGACCGACTCCAATAAGGAGAACGAGACGGACGAGGAGAACAAT GAGGTGACCATCCGTGGTGGCGGTCTGAAGCATGTGGCATGTGCTGAGGATGAGGACTTCATCCAGGCTCTGGACAAGATGATGCTGGAGAACCTgcag cagcggAGCGGGGAGGCGGTGAAGGTGCACCAGTTGGACGTGGCCATCCCCCTGCAGCTGAAGAGCCAGCTGAAGAAAGGCCCTGGAGGACCCGTCTGCTCTGGAGAGGGAGACGCAGGCATCTCAGACACCATGCAGTTTGTCATGCTCACGCGCAAGGGCAACAagcagcag TTTAAGATCCTGAACGTGCCTTTATCCTCCCACCTGGCTGCCAACCACTTCAACCAGCAGCAGgcagagcaggaggagaggatgaggatgaAGAAGCTCACTCTGGACATCAACGAGAGACAGGAGCAAGAAGACTACCAAG AAATGATGGCGTCTCTGGCCCAGCGGCCCGCTCCGGCCAACACCAACCGGGAGCGGCGCCCGCGCTACCAACACCCCAAAGGGGCACCCAACGCCGACCTCATCTTCAAGACCGGAGGAAG GAGATGCTGA